The proteins below are encoded in one region of Opitutus sp. ER46:
- a CDS encoding S24/S26 family peptidase — translation MLSTPRVASLNRLIRGLAFVVAIFAGLSAQAGIKSERTLAAILKHTPASTIVATGEQIRAAEHAAASIPGAEAMWGVGESMAPLYSSRTAIVVAPIKFSDLRKGMTVVYVSRRGNMVCHSLTGDLPKGWIAQGVNNDEEDDDLVTANNLVGVIVGAYSEMPSEFRTMLAKQLIAKGRLPAGQS, via the coding sequence ATGCTTTCAACGCCACGAGTCGCCAGTCTGAACCGCCTCATCCGCGGGTTGGCGTTCGTGGTCGCAATCTTCGCGGGGCTCAGCGCCCAAGCCGGTATCAAGTCCGAGCGTACGCTGGCCGCGATTCTCAAGCACACACCGGCGTCGACCATCGTGGCGACAGGCGAGCAGATTCGGGCTGCCGAACACGCCGCCGCGTCTATTCCCGGGGCCGAAGCGATGTGGGGCGTGGGCGAGTCGATGGCGCCACTTTACTCCTCGCGCACCGCCATCGTCGTGGCGCCGATCAAGTTCAGCGACCTGCGCAAAGGCATGACGGTCGTGTACGTCAGCCGCCGCGGCAACATGGTTTGCCACTCGCTTACGGGTGATTTGCCGAAGGGTTGGATCGCGCAGGGCGTGAACAACGACGAAGAGGACGACGATCTCGTGACCGCCAACAACCTCGTGGGCGTGATCGTCGGAGCCTACTCGGAGATGCCTTCCGAATTTCGCACCATGCTGGCGAAGCAACTGATCGCCAAGGGCCGGCTGCCGGCCGGCCAATCCTGA
- a CDS encoding alpha/beta hydrolase-fold protein, translating into MPAPAFSLPSPQTGTTYPIHVHAPDPSVGAVPAVLFMDGDDQFPAAVEAYRAGRTAGDFPPLLLAGVGYGASYTRPGNRRVRDYTPTRLATEPESGGADAFLAFLADTLWPELTRRYAIAPGHAGIAGHSLGSLVAVHALFRPRPFFDRVLASAPSLWWDERAVLGSVAARQRAGSPLRARLHLSAGAEDTESMATDLALLERQLAATPLPELVVISARFAGRDHYNVLPDAFRAGLRALYA; encoded by the coding sequence ATGCCCGCCCCGGCCTTCTCCCTGCCCTCGCCACAAACCGGCACGACCTACCCGATCCACGTGCACGCGCCCGACCCATCGGTCGGTGCCGTTCCCGCGGTCCTGTTCATGGACGGCGACGATCAGTTTCCTGCCGCCGTCGAGGCCTATCGGGCGGGCCGCACCGCGGGTGATTTTCCGCCCCTGCTCCTCGCGGGCGTGGGTTACGGCGCGAGCTACACGCGTCCGGGCAACCGCCGCGTGCGGGACTACACGCCCACCCGTCTGGCGACCGAGCCGGAGAGCGGCGGGGCCGACGCCTTCCTCGCGTTTCTCGCCGATACGCTGTGGCCCGAGCTCACCCGGCGCTACGCCATCGCGCCCGGCCATGCCGGCATCGCGGGGCATTCGCTGGGATCGCTCGTTGCAGTCCACGCGTTGTTCCGGCCGCGACCGTTCTTCGACCGCGTGCTCGCGAGCGCCCCTTCGCTGTGGTGGGACGAACGCGCCGTGTTGGGGAGCGTGGCGGCACGACAGCGCGCCGGCTCGCCCCTGCGGGCCCGGCTGCATCTCTCAGCCGGCGCCGAGGACACCGAGTCGATGGCGACCGATCTCGCGTTGCTGGAGCGCCAGCTTGCCGCCACGCCGCTGCCGGAGCTCGTGGTGATCTCGGCCCGCTTTGCCGGCCGCGACCATTACAACGTGCTGCCCGACGCCTTCCGCGCCGGGTTGCGTGCGCTCTACGCCTGA
- the mgtE gene encoding magnesium transporter, with amino-acid sequence MPNHAHVRAEIGALIDRNDLVGLKKYTAHWLAKDLAPILAELTLSQLATLFRAGSQELAATTFAHLAVADQRKLLRLLSQEQAAALLNALSPDDRTAFLDELPLELAMQMLGMLDPDERKVAKALLAYPEHSVGRMMTLDFVTARPEWTVRQSLDYVREHGYDRETLNIIFVVDAEGHLVDDLRVRRLLLAPLDAQVSTLLDGNYTTLEPTADRETALMLFKKYDRVALPVVDGTRKPIGIITVDDMLDVAEAEATEDIQKLGGTEALEEPYTTIALSRMVRKRASWLVVLFLGEMLTATAMSYFEDEIARAVVLALFVPLIISSGGNAGSQAATLVIRALALGEFKLRDWWRVMRRELAAGTMLGLILGAIGFLRIAVWSQFTNIYGPHWLLVASTVGLTLVGIVLWGSLIGSMLPLGLKRLGLDPATSSAPFVATLVDVTGLVIYFTTAYAVLHGTLL; translated from the coding sequence ATGCCCAACCACGCCCACGTGCGCGCCGAAATCGGCGCGCTGATTGATCGCAACGATCTGGTCGGCCTCAAGAAGTACACGGCGCACTGGCTCGCCAAGGACCTCGCGCCGATCCTCGCCGAGCTCACGCTCAGCCAACTCGCCACGCTGTTCCGGGCCGGCTCCCAGGAACTCGCCGCCACCACCTTCGCCCACCTGGCCGTGGCCGACCAGCGCAAGCTCCTCCGCCTCCTCAGCCAGGAGCAGGCCGCCGCGCTGCTCAACGCGCTGTCACCCGACGACCGCACCGCCTTCCTCGACGAGCTGCCGCTCGAGCTCGCCATGCAGATGCTCGGGATGCTCGATCCCGACGAGCGCAAGGTTGCGAAGGCCCTCCTCGCCTACCCGGAGCACAGCGTGGGCCGGATGATGACGCTGGATTTCGTGACCGCGCGACCGGAATGGACGGTCCGCCAGTCGCTCGATTACGTGCGCGAACACGGCTACGACCGCGAGACGCTCAACATCATCTTCGTCGTGGACGCCGAGGGCCACTTGGTCGACGACCTGCGAGTGCGGCGGCTCCTCCTTGCGCCGCTGGATGCCCAGGTGAGCACGCTCCTCGACGGCAACTACACGACGCTGGAGCCGACGGCCGACCGGGAGACGGCCCTGATGCTGTTCAAGAAGTACGACCGCGTCGCGCTGCCCGTGGTCGACGGCACCCGCAAACCGATTGGCATCATCACGGTCGACGACATGCTCGACGTGGCGGAGGCGGAGGCGACCGAGGACATCCAGAAGCTCGGCGGCACCGAAGCCCTCGAGGAACCCTACACGACGATCGCGCTCTCCCGGATGGTGCGGAAACGCGCAAGCTGGCTGGTGGTGCTGTTTCTCGGCGAGATGCTCACTGCGACCGCGATGAGTTACTTCGAGGACGAGATCGCGCGGGCTGTCGTGCTGGCCCTTTTCGTACCCTTGATCATCAGCTCCGGCGGCAACGCCGGCTCGCAGGCGGCGACCCTGGTCATCCGCGCCCTCGCACTCGGGGAATTCAAGCTGCGCGACTGGTGGCGGGTCATGCGGCGCGAACTCGCCGCCGGCACGATGCTGGGTCTCATCCTCGGGGCGATCGGCTTTCTGCGCATCGCCGTGTGGTCCCAGTTCACGAACATTTACGGCCCGCACTGGCTGCTCGTCGCCTCCACCGTGGGGCTGACGCTCGTGGGCATCGTGCTCTGGGGCTCGCTCATCGGCTCGATGCTGCCGCTGGGCCTGAAGCGACTCGGGCTGGATCCGGCCACTTCGAGCGCGCCGTTTGTCGCCACGCTCGTCGACGTGACCGGCCTCGTGATCTACTTCACCACCGCGTACGCCGTGCTGCACGGAACGTTGCTGTAA
- a CDS encoding ABC transporter ATP-binding protein, which produces MPARSTTTIAPPSNWALVRRLFGLAWRYRGHCVQVLVIQLVLLTLGIVGLSFTGLGIDYIRHKVQDVPLGPNRLHLSLPEDWPAFRVLLLLAGLILALALCRAVLNYVYAVSVNRLVQQKLVVDLRAEVYDKLQRLSFRFFDANTTGSIITRITSDVQAVRMFVDQVLIQSVIMGVSLTVYVIYMIGLSPGLTIACLATTPLLWLMSAWFSRQVQPQMAHNRTLVERMVQVLSESIQGVGVTKAFGREAERREVFDQANRACLEQQHAIFWRMSLFSPAVGFLTRINMMVLLGYGGWLVAHDQLPLGTGLVVFAGLLEQFSGQVNNVAAIVNSVQQSLIGARRVFEILDAPIEVRNAPAPVRRPRLEGAVRFENVSFAYDGAEAVVRDIDLDVRPGQCVAILGATGAGKSVLMSLIPRFYDPTAGRILLDGVDARQLHLDDLRRNIGLVFQESFLFSNTIAANIAFGHPEATREQIERAARIAAAHEFIQRLPQGYDTILGESGNSLSGGQRQRLAIARAVLLEPAILLLDDPTAAIDSATEHEIFEALDRAIAGRTTFIVAHRLSTLRRADFIIVLADGRIVQRGTHEQLMREPGPYLHVANLQLVDSRELQRPN; this is translated from the coding sequence ATGCCCGCCCGTTCCACCACGACCATCGCGCCGCCTTCGAACTGGGCGCTGGTGCGCCGCCTGTTCGGGCTCGCCTGGCGTTATCGCGGACACTGCGTGCAGGTGCTGGTGATTCAGCTTGTGCTGCTCACCCTCGGCATCGTCGGCCTGAGTTTCACCGGCCTCGGCATCGACTACATCCGCCACAAGGTGCAGGACGTGCCGCTCGGGCCGAACCGGCTGCACTTGTCACTGCCCGAGGACTGGCCGGCGTTTCGAGTGCTCCTGCTGCTGGCGGGCCTGATCCTGGCGCTGGCGCTCTGCCGCGCGGTGCTGAACTACGTTTATGCGGTGTCGGTCAACCGGCTGGTGCAGCAGAAGCTCGTCGTCGACCTGCGCGCCGAGGTATACGACAAGCTCCAGCGCCTGAGCTTCCGGTTCTTCGACGCCAACACCACCGGCTCGATCATCACGCGGATCACGAGCGACGTGCAGGCCGTCCGGATGTTCGTCGACCAGGTGCTGATCCAAAGCGTGATCATGGGCGTGTCGCTGACGGTCTACGTCATCTACATGATCGGCCTCAGCCCCGGCCTCACGATCGCCTGCCTCGCCACCACCCCGCTGCTCTGGCTGATGTCGGCCTGGTTCTCGCGCCAGGTGCAGCCCCAGATGGCGCACAACCGCACACTCGTGGAACGCATGGTGCAGGTGCTTTCCGAGAGCATCCAGGGCGTGGGCGTCACGAAGGCGTTCGGCCGCGAGGCCGAGCGGCGCGAGGTGTTCGACCAGGCGAACCGCGCCTGCCTGGAACAGCAGCACGCGATCTTCTGGCGCATGAGCCTGTTCTCCCCGGCCGTCGGCTTTCTCACCCGCATCAACATGATGGTGCTGCTGGGCTACGGCGGCTGGCTCGTCGCCCACGACCAGCTGCCGCTCGGCACCGGTCTCGTCGTGTTCGCCGGCCTCCTGGAGCAGTTCTCCGGGCAGGTGAACAACGTCGCCGCGATTGTGAACAGCGTGCAGCAGTCGCTCATCGGCGCCCGCCGCGTGTTCGAGATCCTCGACGCGCCGATCGAGGTGCGCAACGCCCCGGCCCCCGTCCGCCGGCCCCGGCTGGAGGGCGCGGTCCGCTTCGAGAACGTCTCCTTCGCCTACGACGGCGCCGAGGCCGTCGTGCGCGACATCGACCTCGACGTCCGGCCCGGCCAGTGCGTCGCGATCCTCGGCGCCACCGGCGCCGGCAAGAGCGTCCTGATGAGTCTGATCCCGCGGTTCTACGACCCGACGGCGGGCCGGATCCTCCTCGACGGCGTCGACGCGCGCCAGCTGCACCTCGACGACCTGCGCCGCAACATCGGGCTCGTCTTCCAGGAGAGCTTCCTGTTCTCGAACACGATCGCCGCCAACATCGCCTTCGGCCACCCGGAGGCCACGCGCGAACAGATCGAACGCGCGGCCCGGATTGCCGCCGCCCACGAGTTCATCCAGCGCCTGCCGCAGGGCTACGACACCATCCTCGGCGAGAGCGGCAACAGCCTATCCGGGGGCCAGCGGCAGCGACTCGCCATCGCCCGCGCCGTCCTGCTCGAACCCGCCATCCTGCTGCTCGACGATCCCACCGCGGCGATCGACAGCGCGACCGAGCACGAGATCTTCGAGGCGCTCGACCGCGCCATCGCCGGCCGCACCACGTTCATCGTCGCGCACCGCCTGAGCACGCTGCGGCGGGCCGACTTCATCATCGTCCTCGCGGACGGCCGGATCGTGCAGCGCGGCACGCACGAGCAGCTCATGCGCGAACCGGGCCCGTACCTCCACGTGGCCAACCTGCAGCTCGTCGACAGCCGCGAACTGCAGCGCCCGAACTGA
- a CDS encoding ABC transporter ATP-binding protein has protein sequence MTTPPERSTPRVPEIRDVGLVRRVRDEDDDEEQFRPLEWGLIRRLFGYTAPVRRKRTALFVLTLLRSAQLPALVWASATIISGPIAHRDLGRLPWVVLGYGVLALVTDVMFHWRQRYALEIGETVVNGLRADIFRQTIRQPMSFFQRVKLGRIISRVTSDVEALRVGIQDVLFVSAIQLGQMLFTAIVMLQCDWVLFLVVLGLAPVLWSVNRRFRVRLSHLTRASQESFSRVTATLAESVNGIRVTQGFVRQETNAGLFRGLLADHARFNVALARTSAILTPLLELNSQFFVAVLLLFGGWRVLDGAMPLDALIQFFFLSNFFFSPIAVIGNQYNQALVAMAGAERVFRLIDAPPDWQDDPAATALPDPRSAGGSTGLRVEFRQVTFGYDPARPVLHDVSFTAEPGQTIALVGHTGSGKSSIINLVAKFYLPTAGEIRLDGREIRTLTSHSLHRQMGLVPQQNFLFSGTVADNIRLARPEATDAEVRAAAAELDCLDLLESLPRGLDTEVGERGAGLSVGQRQLVCFARALLADPRLVILDEATSAIDALTESRLQHALTRLLRGRTSLVVAHRLSTIRHADLVLVLDRGRIIERGTHAALVAAGGTYAALHRQFVQVDERA, from the coding sequence ATGACCACGCCGCCCGAACGCTCCACCCCGCGCGTGCCCGAAATCCGGGACGTCGGCCTCGTGCGCCGCGTGCGCGACGAGGACGACGACGAGGAGCAGTTTCGCCCGCTCGAGTGGGGGCTCATCCGGCGGCTCTTCGGCTACACCGCGCCGGTGCGGCGCAAGCGCACCGCCCTCTTCGTCCTCACCCTGCTGCGATCCGCGCAACTGCCCGCGCTCGTGTGGGCGTCGGCCACGATCATCTCCGGCCCGATTGCCCATCGCGACCTCGGGAGGCTGCCCTGGGTGGTCCTGGGTTACGGCGTCCTGGCGCTCGTGACCGACGTGATGTTCCACTGGCGGCAACGCTACGCGCTCGAGATCGGCGAGACCGTGGTCAACGGGCTGCGGGCGGATATCTTTCGCCAGACCATCCGGCAGCCGATGAGCTTCTTCCAGCGCGTGAAGCTCGGCCGGATCATCAGCCGCGTCACCAGCGACGTGGAGGCGCTGCGGGTCGGCATCCAGGACGTGCTCTTCGTCAGCGCGATCCAACTCGGCCAGATGCTGTTCACCGCGATCGTCATGCTGCAGTGCGACTGGGTACTGTTCCTCGTCGTGCTCGGACTCGCGCCGGTCCTGTGGAGCGTGAACCGCCGCTTCCGCGTCCGCCTGAGCCACCTCACCCGCGCCTCGCAGGAGAGTTTCAGCCGCGTGACCGCGACGCTGGCCGAATCGGTCAACGGCATCCGCGTCACGCAGGGCTTCGTGCGGCAGGAGACCAACGCGGGCCTGTTCCGCGGACTGCTGGCGGACCACGCGCGCTTCAATGTCGCGCTCGCCCGCACGTCCGCGATCCTCACGCCGCTGCTGGAGCTGAACAGCCAGTTCTTCGTTGCCGTCCTCCTGCTCTTCGGCGGCTGGCGCGTGCTCGACGGTGCCATGCCGCTCGACGCGCTGATCCAGTTTTTTTTCCTCTCCAATTTCTTCTTCTCGCCGATCGCGGTGATCGGGAACCAGTACAACCAGGCGCTCGTGGCGATGGCCGGCGCTGAGCGCGTGTTCCGCCTGATCGATGCGCCGCCGGACTGGCAGGACGATCCCGCCGCCACGGCATTGCCCGACCCGCGGTCGGCCGGCGGCAGCACGGGACTGCGCGTGGAGTTCCGCCAGGTGACATTCGGCTACGATCCCGCGCGGCCCGTCCTGCACGACGTCAGCTTCACCGCGGAGCCCGGCCAGACCATCGCGCTCGTGGGCCACACCGGCAGCGGCAAGAGCTCCATCATCAATCTCGTGGCCAAGTTCTATCTCCCCACCGCGGGCGAGATCCGGCTCGACGGCCGGGAGATCCGCACCCTCACGAGCCACTCGCTGCACCGGCAGATGGGGCTCGTGCCGCAGCAGAACTTTCTCTTCAGCGGCACCGTGGCGGACAACATCCGGCTCGCCCGGCCGGAGGCGACGGACGCCGAGGTGCGGGCGGCCGCGGCCGAACTCGACTGCCTCGACCTCCTCGAGAGCCTGCCCCGCGGGCTCGACACCGAGGTGGGAGAGCGCGGCGCCGGTCTTTCGGTCGGCCAGCGGCAGCTGGTGTGCTTCGCCCGCGCCCTGCTCGCCGACCCGCGGCTGGTGATTCTCGACGAGGCGACCAGCGCGATCGATGCGCTCACCGAGTCCCGGCTGCAGCACGCGCTGACCCGGCTGCTGCGCGGCCGCACCAGCTTGGTCGTGGCGCACCGGCTCAGCACGATCCGGCACGCCGACCTCGTGCTGGTGCTCGACCGCGGGCGTATCATCGAACGCGGTACACACGCGGCGCTCGTCGCCGCGGGCGGCACGTACGCGGCCCTGCACCGGCAGTTCGTGCAGGTCGACGAACGCGCGTGA
- a CDS encoding SWIB/MDM2 domain-containing protein yields MAKKSARKPNAAFMKPVQPNEKLAAVVGSNPLPRTELTKKLWAYIKKNGLQDKKVKTQINADDKLKAVFGGKSKVSMFEMTKLVSNNLE; encoded by the coding sequence ATGGCTAAGAAATCTGCCCGCAAACCGAACGCCGCGTTCATGAAACCGGTTCAGCCTAACGAGAAGCTCGCCGCTGTCGTTGGTTCGAATCCGCTCCCGCGCACCGAGCTGACCAAGAAGCTCTGGGCGTACATCAAGAAGAACGGTCTGCAGGACAAGAAGGTGAAGACGCAGATCAACGCCGACGACAAGCTGAAGGCCGTCTTCGGTGGCAAGTCGAAGGTCTCGATGTTCGAGATGACCAAGCTGGTCTCGAACAACCTCGAATAA
- a CDS encoding DMT family transporter yields the protein MSQPHANQRQVAILMLLLANLMWGLSFPVIKTVTLLHAKLLPEASTWFSAIYTVAPRFALAVLVLAVWHGRKLLRTSRLEWEQGVTMGCFAAAGMLLQNDALQFTAASTSAFLTQLYAVLIPVWVAFHRRRNPGPRVWIACVLVLAGVAILGRFDWQEMRFGRGEWETLLCSLFFMGQILWLERPKYSVNDPARLTFVIFATEAVIFAALALVTMPHAQALVIPFSSPTWVGLTLALTFLCTIAAFSLMNTWQPKITATEAGLIYCVEPIFSSLMALFLPALFSVWGGIAYANETVTWTLLVGGALITVANLVVQLNPPPKPVPIP from the coding sequence ATGAGTCAGCCCCACGCCAACCAGCGGCAGGTCGCCATCCTGATGCTGCTCCTCGCCAATCTGATGTGGGGGCTGAGCTTCCCTGTGATCAAGACGGTGACGCTGTTGCACGCGAAGCTCCTGCCCGAGGCCAGCACGTGGTTCTCCGCCATCTACACGGTCGCGCCGCGCTTCGCCCTCGCCGTCTTGGTCCTCGCCGTCTGGCATGGGCGCAAACTGCTCCGCACCTCCCGGCTCGAATGGGAACAGGGCGTCACCATGGGCTGCTTCGCCGCCGCCGGCATGCTGCTGCAGAACGACGCCCTCCAGTTTACCGCCGCCAGCACCTCCGCCTTCCTGACCCAGCTCTACGCCGTGCTAATCCCGGTCTGGGTCGCCTTCCATCGCCGCCGCAACCCCGGCCCGCGTGTCTGGATCGCGTGTGTGCTCGTCCTGGCCGGCGTCGCCATTCTCGGGCGCTTCGACTGGCAGGAAATGCGCTTCGGCCGCGGCGAGTGGGAAACCCTGCTCTGCTCGCTGTTCTTCATGGGCCAGATCCTCTGGCTCGAGCGCCCCAAGTACTCCGTCAACGATCCCGCCCGGCTGACCTTCGTCATCTTCGCCACCGAGGCGGTGATCTTCGCGGCGCTGGCTCTCGTCACCATGCCCCACGCCCAAGCTCTCGTGATCCCGTTCTCCTCCCCCACCTGGGTCGGACTCACGCTGGCCCTGACGTTCCTGTGCACGATCGCGGCGTTTTCGCTGATGAACACTTGGCAGCCCAAGATCACCGCCACCGAAGCCGGGCTCATCTACTGCGTCGAACCAATCTTCAGCTCGCTTATGGCCCTGTTCCTGCCGGCCCTGTTCTCCGTCTGGGGCGGGATCGCCTACGCCAACGAAACCGTCACCTGGACGCTCCTCGTCGGCGGCGCGCTGATCACGGTCGCCAACCTCGTCGTGCAGCTTAACCCGCCGCCCAAACCCGTGCCCATTCCCTAG